The following is a genomic window from Streptomyces sp. BHT-5-2.
CGGGCCGGCCGGGGCGGTGAGCAGCGGCGCCACCTCCGTGGCGAGGTATCCGGCCAGCGCCGACCGGCCGTGGGCGCCGCCGTACCGCTCCCCCAGCAGGGAGCTGCGGGCCGCCATCGCCTCCAGTCGGGCGGGCGCGTCGGCCGATGCCTGGGGGGCGCGCGGGTCGGCCGGGGGCAGGGTGGACAGGCGGCTCCCCCAGTCGGTGAAGACCGGTGGCGGGGTGGAGAGCACGGTGCGGGCGAGGTCGGCCCGGCGGGCGGGGTCGGTCTCCGCCCGGCACAGGGCGGTCAGCCGGTGGACGGGATCGCCGCGGCGCAGGGCGGAAGTCAGCGCGCCGCCGGTGGGGTCGGGGTCGGGGAGCCCGGTGTCCTGGGGGGTGAGCCGGCGGCCGAGGCGGTGGCTCAGTGCCTGTCCGATCAGGTGTCCCACCGGAGGGCGGGGGCGGGCACCGTTGAGCCAGCGGGCGACCGAGGTGCGGTCGTAGCGCAGGCGGAGGCCCCGGGCGGCACCGAGTGCGTTGACAGCGCGGGAGAGATCGGTGGCGGTCCAGTCGGCCTCGGCCAACAGTGCCGCGAGCATTCGGTTGGGGCGGCGCGGGGGCGTCATGGTGTGGCTGCCTCGCTCACTCGTCAGGCTTTCCGGCTCGGCGCTGCCCCTATCGCAAGCAGGACTTTCAACACGTTCACGCTTCCCGCCACGACCGGGCGTTCCGCCCCGGCTCGATCCATGGTTCCGTTGATGGACGGCTGTTGGCTACGGCCCAGGGGTCCGCAGGGCGCGAATCCGGCCACCGTAAGGCTGCCCCGGTAGAATTCCGCGGACACCCGCGAGAGCCCGGCCGTGGCTGGGTATGAATTCGATCAGGTGCAAGAGCAGGACCAGGTACGGACATTACTTCTCATGAACTCCTTTCGTCCCTTCCGTTTCTCCGGCTCCCCCCGTCCGTTCGTCCACGGTGGGACCGCGGATTTGACGCGGAATGATACGGCCTCGGTGTCTCGCGCGGATACCGAACTCCCGTTCCGGGAGCCTTAGGTGCCGCCGTCACGTCGCCGTAACGAGAATCTTCGGGCCCTCCTGGCGGAGGCCCGCTGGACGCAGGCGGCGCTGGCGCGCATGGTCAACGCCCTCGCCGCGGAAATAGACCTCGATCTGAATTACGACCGCACGGCCGTGGCGCACTGGCTCAGCGGGACGCGTCCCGCGCCGCCGGTGCCGGAGTTGATCGCGGAGGCCCTGACCCGCCGCCTGGGCCGCGCGGTCTCGCCCGCCGCCGCGGGCCTGGCCGGCGAGCCGTCCGTCTCGACGGGCGGGCGGCTCCCGGCCTCCGACACGCCGGTCGGCACCGCGCTCACCGAGCTGTGCAGCATGGAGAACGACCCGGCGCGCCGGGCCTCCGCCCGGATGATGCCGTACCGGGAGGCGGAGTTGGCGAAGGTGGCGGCCGGCACCACCGAGCGGGTACCGGTGCCCCGGGTGCCGCGCAGGGAGCCCGATGACGGGGGCGACCTCGGTGTCGTCCGGCTCGCGGTGCAGTTCTATTCGGCGTCCTTCGACACGCACGGCGGGCGCCGGGCGCGCTCGGCGCTGGCCGCGTACCTCGCGGACGACATCGCTCCGCTGCTGCGCGAGCAGGAGGGCCAGGAGCCGCGCCGCGCGCTGCTGGTGGAGGCGTCGCGGCTGTCGTTCCTGCTGGCCCGGATGTACCAGGACGCCTCCGTACACGGCCTCGCCCAACGCCACTTCTCCACCGCCCTGCGGCTCGCCGACGAGTCCGGGGACGCCACGGCGCGGGCCGTCGTCCTGCGCGGGCTGAGCGCCCAGGGGCTCGGCCTGGGCCATCGGCGGATCGCCCTGGACGCCGCCGAGGCCGCCGCCGCCACCCGTGCGCCGGACGCGCCGGCCCGGGCGTTCCTGCTGTCCCAACTCGCCGTGGCCCAGGCGGCGTGCGGGCGGAACCGTGCGGCTCGGGAGTCCCTGGGGCGGGCCGAGCGCGCGTTGGCGAAGGGCGGGCGGGGCGGTGGGGCGGAGCCGTTCACCGCGTATTCACTGGGTTCTCTGGAATTCCAGAGTGCCGAGGTCCTCAGATACACCGGCGACCTCCCGGCGGCACGTGTCGCGCTGGCCAACTCCCTTGCGCACCGGTCGGATCGGGACCACCGGGGCATGGCGCTGAGTTACGCGCAGCACGCGGAAATCCTCATGGGCCTCGGCCATGTGGAAGAAGCCTGTGCCTCCTGGAATTCCTTCCTGGATCACTATGTCCATCTGCGGTCCGGGGCGGCGGATCTCGCCGCGGGCCGGCTGCGGCAACTGCTGACGCCGTTCCGGAACCTCCCGGTGGCGACCGCGGTGTTGCACCGGACGTTCGCCGTGGCGTCTCCGTCCCCACACTCCTGAGACACCGCACAGCCTGCGCGTTCACCTCTTTCAACAGTCTCGGGGGGCAAACCCGGGCCATCGGCCCGGCGACGGATGTTGAATGACACCACACCGACCGGAAACCACCGGAAATTGGATGTGGAAATGCGTGACGCCCCCGCGAACCCGCACGGAAAAAACGCCTCGACACCGCCCCGGATCCTTCATGTCTTTCCCGGACAGGGCGACTTCGCGGTGAGCCCGCTGGTCCGGGCACTGCGCACCCATGCAACAGTGCGAAAGGCCGTGCGTGAAGTATTCGAAGAGGCCGAGGAAGTGGGCGATGAATTCGGCATCGCACCTTTGACCAAGGCATTGCTGAGCGATACGCCGCCGAGCGGTCGCGAACTCGCCGCCGGCAGTGTGGGGACACCCCAACTCGCCTTGTTCTGCTCCTCGATTGCCGTGCACCGCGCGCTGTGCTCGGTCGGACTGGCACCCGACGCGGTGCTCGGGGTGAGCTTCGGGGAGATCGCCGCCCTCACCGCATCCGGTGTGTTCGAGGTCGCCGAGGGCGCCCGGATCGCCTGCCTGTTGGCCCGTCAACTCGCCCTGTGCGAGGGGGGAATGACACTGGTCGGCGCCGGGGAGGCGGACACCGAGGTCCTGCTGCGCCGCACCGGATCCCCCGCGCTCGCCCTGGCCAGCGTCAACGCCCCCGACGAGTGCCTGGTCAGCGGCCCGCTGACGGAGCTGCGGACCCTGGAGGAACTGGCCGCCCGCCGGGGCCTTGCGGCCGCCCGCCTGCGGTTGCCGTTCTCCTCCCACCATCCGGCGCTCACCGGGCCCGCGGACGCCTTCGCCTCCGGGATCGGCCATCTCGCCCCGCGCCCGGCCCGGGTACCCGTCCACTCCGCCGTCCACGGCGGCCCCTACGGCCCCCGGGACGACGTCCACCGCGGACTGGCCAACTGCCTGATCCACCCCTTCCGTCTGCCCCCGGTGCTCCATCGGATCACCGCCGGCGGCCGCGCGCTGCTCCTGGAAGCGGGCACCGGCCAGGCACTGACCCACAGCATCCGGCAGACCCTGCCGCCCGAAGCGGCCGGCGCCCACGCGCCGCTCGCCGACCCCGCGTTCCCCTGGCCGCGGCCCGGCCCCCCGGCCGCACACCGGCCGCACACCGACCTCGCCGCCCTCTGGAGCCACCACCATGACCACCCGCACGCAGCCGCTCGGTGAACTGGCCGAGATCGTCAACGGATCCCGCACCAGCACCCTGCGCAGCCGCCTGCTGACCGCCCTGGCCGCCGACCGCGAGCAGCCGGCCGACGCCGGCGAGGACCGCGCCCACCGAACCCACCGGCGGCTGCGGCTGCTCGCGGACAACCTGCCGCCGGTGCACCGGCTGTTCCGCGATCCCGAGCAACTCGCCGCGCTGGGCGAGTGCGTGGCGCTGGTCGACCCGCCGCTGTACATGACCGTCATCAACCACTACGTACTCTGCCTGGGTTCGATCGTGACCCTCACCGACGACCCGGCGAGCGTCGGCCGGCCCTGGCAGGACCTGGCCACCGGCCGCAGCAAGGGCGCCTTCCTGGTCACCGAGATCGGGGACGCCGGCAGCCACCTCGCGACCCGCACCGTCGCCCGATTCGACTCCGACACAAGGGAGTTCGTACTCGTCACGCCGGTTACGGGGGCCGCCAAGTTCTCCGGCGTCGGGGGCTCCGGAGTCCCGAACACGGCCGTTGTGTGCGCCCGCACCGTCGTCGACGGGATCGATCGCGGGGTGTTCTCGTTCGTGGTGGAGCTCACCACCGCCCACGGTCCGCAGCCGGGCGTGGCGGTCTCCCCCGGCCTGGACGCGCCGTCCCTGCCGCTGGACTACGCGCTGGTGCGGTTCGACGGCGCCCGGGTGCCGTACGCCCAGTGGCTGCGCGACGGGGCGCGCATCGACGCCGACGGGGCCTTCCACGATCCGCTCGGCGGCCCGGACGCCCGGCTGCAACGGACCCTGTCCGCGGGCCAGATCCTGTGGGCCACGCTGCCCTCGGCGGTGGCGACCATGGCCCGGCAGTGCTCCGTCTCGGCGCTCCGCTTCGCCGCGCACCGCCGGGCGCACGGCCGACTGGCCCCCGGCGCGAGCGTGCTGGACCTGCGCAACCAGCAGCACGCACTGCTCGGGGCACTGGCCCAGGCATTCGCCCTGACCTGCGCCGGACGGACCGCACGGGACATCTGGGCCCGGTCGCGCGCCGCCCGCCGCACACCGGCCCAGCTCGTCGACGGGATGACCTTCGCGCCGTGGACCGCGGTGGACCGGCCGCTGGCCGTGCTCAAGGCCGTCACGGTGCGCGGCGCCGCGCGGGTGGCCGCCGAATGCCAGCACCGCTGCGGGCTCGCCGGATTCCTGCACCCCAATCTGCTCGACGGCTACCACGGCTTCGCGCACGCCTTCGACACCGCGGGCGGCGACAGCCAGTTGATCCTGTTGGACGCCGGCCGCGCCCTCGCCCGGGAGAACGGCACCGGACGGCTCGGCGCGATGCCGCCCGCCGACGTACCCGCGGACCAGCCCGGGTGGTGGCCGGCGGTCGCCCGGGCCCACGAGGACTGGCTGCGCGACGAACTCCACCGCACCCTCCAGCGCCGCACCGGCGTCGGACGGACCGGACTGGAACTGTGGAACCCCCTGCTGGACGCCGCACACAGCCTCGGGGAGGCATACGGCGCCCGCCTGGTCGCGGACGCCGTGACCGCCGCCGTCGACGCCGTCCACGATCCCGAACTCCGGGGCGCACTAAGGCCGTTGGCCGCCCTCCACGGCGCCGTGGAGGCGCGCCGCCTGGCCGGCGGGCTGCTGGCCGCGGGCACCCTCGCCCCCGCCACCGTCCGCGGCCTCCCCGCCGTGATCGACGGCCTGTGCGACCGGCTGCTCCCCCACCTCCCGCTGCTGTGGGAGGCACTGGGCGCACCGCCCGGCGCGGCACCGGCCCCTTTGGGCGCCGACGACTACGCCGCCGCTCTGTACGACTTCCTCGACCGGTGACCGGAAAGGCCGTCATGAGTCCGCACTCCTCCCCCGCGCCGCCCATCGGCATCCTGGGCATGGGCACCTACCTCCCGCGCGGCACCCGCAGCAACGACGACATCGCGGCCGCGGCCGGCGTCACGCCGGAGTGGATCGCCCAGCGCACCGGCGTGCACACCAGGCATGTGGCCGCCGCCGACGAGGCCGCCTCCGATCTGGCGGCGGCCGCGGTCCGGGCCGCGGTGGCCGCCGCGGGCATCGACATCGACCAGCTCGACGTGCTGATCGCCGCCACCTCCACCCCCGACGAACTGGGCCCCTCCACCGCCTGCCGCATCCAGGCACTGACCGGTGCCAGGCACGCGGTCGCCCTGGACGTCAGCGCGGCCTGCGCCGGCTGGCTGTTCGCCACCCGGGTGGCGCACGACTGGCTGCGCGGCAACGGCGGCGCGCGCTACGCGGCGGTGGTCGGCGTCGAGGCGTACTCCAAGTTCCTGGACCCCACCGACCGGGGCACCGCGGTGCTCTTCGCCGACGGGGCGGCCGCCGCGGTGCTGGGCCCCGTACCGGACGGCGCCGGCTTCGCCGACTTCCGCCTCGGCTCCGACGGCACCGGTGCGCACCACGTGCTGATCCCGGGCGGCGGCAGCCGGCTGCCGGCCAGTCCCGCCACGCTCGGCGAACACCGGCACCACATCCACATGGACGGCCGGGCGGTACGGGACTTCATCGTCGAGATCTTTCCCCGGCTCGTCCGCGAGTGCCTGGCCGGCAACGGCCTGCGCATCGAGGACGTCGACGCGTTCATCACCCACCAGCCCAACCCGGTCCTGCTGCGCAGCCTCGGCGAGCAGATCGGCATCCCGCGCGAGCGCCTGGTCATCGTCGGCGACGAGGTCGGCAACATCGGTGCCGCCAGCGCCCCGTACGCCCTGGCCGGCGCCGCCGCCCGCGGGCTGCTGCCGCGCGGCGGCCGGATCATGCTGGCCGTCTTCGGTGCCGGCGTGACCTGGGGCAGCGCCCTGCTGACCTGGACCGGCGCCCCCACCATCCGCATCGCCCCCACCCGCGCGCCGCGCGCCGCGGCTTCCGCACCCGCTTCCGTTGCGACCTTGCAGAGGAGTTCCTCATGACGACGACGATCCACGACCCGTTCCGCCTGGACGGCACCCGCGCGCTGGTCACCGGCGCCTCCCGCGGCATCGGCAAGGCCACCGCCGTGGCGCTCGCCCTCGCCGGCGCCGATCTGGCGCTGTCCGCGCGGAGTCTGGACGCGCTCAAGGAGACCGCCGCGCTGGCGGAGGCCGAGGGCCGCACCGCGGTACCGGTCCCCGGCGACCTGGCCGAACCCGGCGCCGCGGAGGCGGTGGTGGACGAAGCGGCGGCCGCACTGGGCGGGCTCGACATCATCGTCCACAACGCGGGCGTACTGCCCGCCCAGGACGACGGCACGCCCACCCTGGTGCCCCTCCAGGACTCCGCACAGGCCGACTGGGACCACGTCCTGTCGGTCAACCTCAACGCCACCGCGGCACTGTGCCGACGGGCCCACCGCCATCTGACCGAATCGCCCCGGGCCAGCGTGGTGCTGATGTCCTCGCTGGCCGGGGTCGTCGGCACCCCGCGGATGGAGGCGTACGGCGCGTCCAAGGCGGCGCAGATCGCGCTGGCCCGGAGCCTGGCGGTGGGCTGGGCCCGCGAGGGCATCCGGGTCAACGCGCTGTGCCCGGGCTGGACCCGTACCGACATGACGTCCTTCGCCTACTCCCTGGAGCCGCTGTCGGACTGGCTGATGGCGCACGTACCGCTGGGCCGCTGGGCGGAGCCGGAGGAGGTCGCCCGCGCCGCGCTGTTCCTGGCCTCGCCCGCCGCGTCCTACCTGACCGGCCAGGCACTGGTCCTCGACGGCGGGGCCTCCGTACCCGACGGCGGACTGGCGGGCATCTCCAAACCGCCGTCGCCGTTCACCGCCTGACCGCCCGCGAGACGAGGGATACGCCATGACAAGGGTGAGCCCCACCGCCGTGATCGACGGTATCGGCAGCTGCCTGCCCCCACGGGTGCTGACCAACGAGGACGTCCGGCGCCGCGGCGTGCTGGACACCACCGACGAGTGGATCCGCACCCGCACCGGCATCGCCCGCCGCCGGGCGGCCGAGGACGACATCAGCACCGGCGACCTGGCGGTGGCCGCGGCCCGGGCCGCCCAGGAGTCCGCGGAGGCCCGGGCGGACCTGGTGCTGGTCGCCACCACCACCCCCGACCGGCGCTGCCCGGCGACCGCGCCGGAGGTCGCCCAGCGGCTGGGCCTGGGCACCGTGGCCGCCTTCGACCTGGCGGCGGTGTGCTCCGGTTTCCTCTACGGCCTCACCGTCGCCACGGCGCTGATCCGCACCGGGGTCTGCACCCGGCCCCTGGTGATCGGCGCCGAGACCTACTCGCGGATCATCGACCCGCTGGACCGGGACACCGCGGTGATCTTCGGTGACGGTGCCGGAGCGGCGCTGTTGCGCGCCGGCGACCGCGCCGAGCCCGGAGCGATCACCGGCACCGACTGGGGCTCGGACGGCACCGGCAGCGACCTCATCTCGATCGCCGCCGGCGGCGCCCGACTGCCCGATCCGGCGCGGCGGTTGTGCCGCGAGGACCACTACTTCCGGATGCGCGGCCGGGAGGTGTACGGGCAGGCGGTGCGCCGGATGACCGCGTCCTCGCTCGCCGTCCTGGACAAGACCGGCTGGCCGCCCGCCGCGGTGGGGGCGTTCATCGGCCACCAGGCCAACCAGCGGATCCTCGACTCGGTCGCCGACCGGATCGGCATCGCGCCGCGGTACCGCTTCGGCAACCTCCGCGACGTCGGCAACACCGCGGCCGCGTCCATCCCGCTGGCGCTCGCCGACACCGCCGCGCACCGCCGGGTCCGCCCCGGCACCCGCACCCTCCTGACCGCCTTCGGCGGCGGGCTCACCTGGGCCTCCGTCGCCCTCACCTGGCCCGCGGCCGGCCCCCGCGCCCATCCGCCGGAGCCCCGCTCGACCAACTCGACCAAACCCCGCCACACCCACCGGAGGACCCCCTCATGGACGCTGTCTACGACCACCTCGTGACCGTTCTCACCGACAAGTTCGAGGTCGACGCCAAGGAGATCCGTCCCGACATCACCCTCACCGCCCTGGAACTGGACTCCCTCGCCGTCGTCGAGCTCTACGTCACCCTCCAGGAGCACTGGGGCGTGCCGCTGGAGGAGGACGATTCCGCGGCCGAACTGACCCTGGAACAGGTGGCACAGGCGGTGGCGACGCAGCTGTCCGGCGCCGACCGGGGAGGAGCCCCGCGGTGAGCGCGCCAGGCACCGACGCGGGTCTCGCGGTCACCGGAATCGGCCTGGTCACCCCGGCCGGTTCCGGTACCGCGGCCACCTGGGAGGGGGTCTGCGCCGGGCGGGGCACCGCGGCGCCCGACCCGGAACTGGCGGGCCTGCCGGTCTCGTTCTCCTGCCGTGTCCCCGGTTTCGATCCGCGCACCCAGGTCCCGGGCACCCGGCCCTGGCAGCACGACCGCTGCACCCAGTTCGCGCTGGCCGCCGCCCACGAGGCGGTCACCGACGCCGGACTGGACCCGGCCGCCTGGAACGCGCCGCGCGTCGCGGTGGTCCTGGGTTCCGCGGCCGGCGGCGTGGGCACCTACGAGGACCAGCACCGCAAACTCACCGACACCGGTCCCCGGGCCGTCTCCCCCCTCACCCTGCCCGCCTTCCTCCCCAACATGGCCGCCGGCCGGCTCGCCATCGCCCTCGGCGCCCGGGGCCCGGTCCTGCACACCGCGACGGCCTGTGCCTCGGGCGCCTCGGCGGTGGCCCTGGCGGCGCTGCTGCTGTCCGCCGGCGCCTGCGACATCGCCGTGGCCGGCGGCGCCGACGCCATGGTCACCCCGCTCTGCGCCACCGCCTTCGCGCGGATGGGCGCCCTCTCCCGCCGCCACGACGCCCCCGCCCGCGCCTCCCGTCCCTTCGACGCCGAACGGGACGGCTTCGTCCTCGCCGAGGGCGCCGGCGTCCTCGTCCTGGAGCGCACCGCGGACGCCGAGGCCCGCAACGCCCCGGTCCAGGCGCGGCTGGTCGGCTACGGCATCGCCGCCGACGCCCACCACCCGGTGGCCCCGGACCCGGAAGGCCGCGGCCTGCGCCTGGCCGTCCAGGAGGCCCTGCGCTCGGCCGGCGCCACCGCCCGCGAGATCGACCACATCAACGCCCACGGCACCAGCACCCCCCTCAACGACCGTGCGGAGGCGGCCATTCTGGCCCGCCTCTTCGACGCCGCCTCTCCCTCGGTCACCTCCACCAAGGGCGTACTGGGCCACACCATGGGCGCCGCCGGCGCCATCGAGGCCGCGCTGACCGCACTGACCGTCAAACACCAACTCGTCCCGCCCACCGCCAACTTCCACCACCCCGACCCCGACTCCCCCGCCCTCGACCTCGTCACCGCCCACCCCCGCCCGCAAGCCATCCACCTCGCCCTGAGCAACTCCCTGGGCTTCGGCGGCCACTCCACAACGCTCGCCTTCCGCCCGGGCACCTGAGCCCTTGCCCACCACCAGGAGGCCCCCACCAACATCAGGTTCACCACTGATGCCCGCTGACGCGCCGCGAAGCCGCGTGGCGACGATCGCTCAGACGCCGTAGTCGATCAGTCGCGGTAAACGCTCAATCGCCGTAGTCGTGCTGCTCGGCGAAGCGGCCGGCCAGGGCGGTGAGCAGTTCGGGGGCGTCGTCGCGCGGCAGCACGGCCTCGATCAGCACAAGCCGGTCGGGGGTGGTTGCCGCCAGGCGGAACGCGTCCGCCAGCCCGCTATCGCGTTGACGGCGGAGAGCTCGCCGACGCCGAAGGTGGTGACCACGGCGGCGGCGCCGCGGAGCCGGCCGTAGCCGTCGGCCGCGTAGCCGGCGTCGAGACCGCGACTTCACACTCTTCTACTTCGCGTACAGCGCCTTCACCGGCGCCGCCGACGAAGCCCTCGCCGAACACGGCATGGGCCGCGCCCACCACCGCATCCTCACGTTCCTCGCCTACTCCCCCGGCATGAGCGTCGGCGAGCTCTGCGACACCCTCGACCTCACCAAGCAGGCGATCAACGCCCCGCTGCGCCGGCTGATCGACGACGACCTGATCCGGGTCGCCCCGGGCACCAAGGACCGCCGCCGGAAAGAACTCCACCTCACCGAGCGCGGCGCCGACCTCGAACACACCCTGCACGCCCGGCAGCGCAACCTCTTCCACGCCGCCCTGCAACAGGCCGGCCCGGCCGCCGCCGACGGCTGGCGCGCCGTCCTCACCCCGCTCGCCGGCACCGACTGGTCGACGTTCACCACGGCGGTCGCCGACCGTCGACGAACGGCCGGGAAGGACGCCGACCAGGACGCGGGAGCGGAGTAGGAGACGGGCCCGAAACGGCGTCCGGACCGCCAACTCCCGGCGAATTTCCCGAAGTCAGTCGGACTTGCCGGAGTTGTCGCCCGCCAGGCAGTCGACGAGTTTGGCGAGCTGCCCGGCATAGTGCTCGACCACTTCGGGTGAGCTTCCGTCGGCGCCGAACAGGCCGCGGGCCAGCTGCGGGTAGACCGCCAGCGCGTTGGCCGCGCTCATCTGGATGAGCAGCAGCGCGGCCGGGTCGAACCGGCCGTCGAGCTCGCCCGCCCGCTGACGCTCACGGATCCCCGCCACCTCCTGTCGCAGCCGGGCGTCGCGTTCGGCCGCACCCTCGTCGTCCTCGCCGGTGTCGGCCAGCCCCTCCCAGGCGAGCAAGCGCCCACCGAACCGGGGATCGACACTGGCCCGCACATAGCGCTTGACCATCTCGCCGAGGTCCATGTCGAAGGGCATCGCCTCGCCCTCGTAGGCCCGCCACCGGCGGCCGATCTCCCGGTACAGCCCTTCCTTGCCGTCGAAGTAGTACGAGATCAGCTGCTGGTTCACACCGGCGCGCGCGGCGATCTCGGACACCCGGGCGCCGGCGAAGCCCTTGGCGGAGAACACCTCGGTCGCGGCATCGAGGATCAGCGCCTTGGTGCGCTCGGGGTCCCGCTGCCGCTCGTGCGCGGCCGGCGCCCGACGGGTCGCCCGCCGGGCGTTGGTGTCGCTCTTCTTGCTGGTCATGGCCAGGATTCTGCCATCCGGCCGACTAACTTAATCAACTATCCGTTTGACAAGTTCATCCATCCAGTTGACTCTGTCGCCATGAATCGCCAGAAGACTCAGGTAGTCGTCGTCGGGGGCGCCCTCACCGGGCTGAGCGCCGCCGTCTTCCTCGCCCACAAAGGCGTCCGGGTCACCGTGGTGGAGCGCCACCCCGACCTGCTCTCGCACCCCAGACTGCGCGGCATCACCCCGCGCACCGTCGAGGTCCTCCGTCAGGTCGGGCTCGGTCCGTCGATCCGACGGGAGAGCTTCAGCGGCGAGGACGAGGTCTTCGTGCCGCTACGGGCCAACACGCTCGCCGATACCTACGAAACGGTGCAAGAGGCCGGCCAGGCGGAGCTGGTCGCCCCGCGCACCTACAGCTCGTCGACCTACGCCGGCATCGACCAGGATCGCCTCGAACGCATCCTGCGCGACCACGCCCGTCAACTCGGCGCGGAAATACGCCACTTCACCGAGGCGACCGCCATGGAACAGGATGCGGACGGCGTCACGGTGACCGTCCGGGACCGCGCGAGCGGCGACGAGGAGGCGCTCCACGCGGACTACCTCATCGCCGCCGACGGGTCGAAGAGCCCGATCCGCAACTGGCTGGGTATCGGGACCGACGG
Proteins encoded in this region:
- a CDS encoding beta-ketoacyl-ACP synthase III; the encoded protein is MTRVSPTAVIDGIGSCLPPRVLTNEDVRRRGVLDTTDEWIRTRTGIARRRAAEDDISTGDLAVAAARAAQESAEARADLVLVATTTPDRRCPATAPEVAQRLGLGTVAAFDLAAVCSGFLYGLTVATALIRTGVCTRPLVIGAETYSRIIDPLDRDTAVIFGDGAGAALLRAGDRAEPGAITGTDWGSDGTGSDLISIAAGGARLPDPARRLCREDHYFRMRGREVYGQAVRRMTASSLAVLDKTGWPPAAVGAFIGHQANQRILDSVADRIGIAPRYRFGNLRDVGNTAAASIPLALADTAAHRRVRPGTRTLLTAFGGGLTWASVALTWPAAGPRAHPPEPRSTNSTKPRHTHRRTPSWTLSTTTS
- a CDS encoding SDR family NAD(P)-dependent oxidoreductase, which gives rise to MTTTIHDPFRLDGTRALVTGASRGIGKATAVALALAGADLALSARSLDALKETAALAEAEGRTAVPVPGDLAEPGAAEAVVDEAAAALGGLDIIVHNAGVLPAQDDGTPTLVPLQDSAQADWDHVLSVNLNATAALCRRAHRHLTESPRASVVLMSSLAGVVGTPRMEAYGASKAAQIALARSLAVGWAREGIRVNALCPGWTRTDMTSFAYSLEPLSDWLMAHVPLGRWAEPEEVARAALFLASPAASYLTGQALVLDGGASVPDGGLAGISKPPSPFTA
- a CDS encoding acyl carrier protein, with translation MDAVYDHLVTVLTDKFEVDAKEIRPDITLTALELDSLAVVELYVTLQEHWGVPLEEDDSAAELTLEQVAQAVATQLSGADRGGAPR
- a CDS encoding 3-oxoacyl-ACP synthase III family protein, translating into MSPHSSPAPPIGILGMGTYLPRGTRSNDDIAAAAGVTPEWIAQRTGVHTRHVAAADEAASDLAAAAVRAAVAAAGIDIDQLDVLIAATSTPDELGPSTACRIQALTGARHAVALDVSAACAGWLFATRVAHDWLRGNGGARYAAVVGVEAYSKFLDPTDRGTAVLFADGAAAAVLGPVPDGAGFADFRLGSDGTGAHHVLIPGGGSRLPASPATLGEHRHHIHMDGRAVRDFIVEIFPRLVRECLAGNGLRIEDVDAFITHQPNPVLLRSLGEQIGIPRERLVIVGDEVGNIGAASAPYALAGAAARGLLPRGGRIMLAVFGAGVTWGSALLTWTGAPTIRIAPTRAPRAAASAPASVATLQRSSS
- a CDS encoding TetR/AcrR family transcriptional regulator, coding for MTSKKSDTNARRATRRAPAAHERQRDPERTKALILDAATEVFSAKGFAGARVSEIAARAGVNQQLISYYFDGKEGLYREIGRRWRAYEGEAMPFDMDLGEMVKRYVRASVDPRFGGRLLAWEGLADTGEDDEGAAERDARLRQEVAGIRERQRAGELDGRFDPAALLLIQMSAANALAVYPQLARGLFGADGSSPEVVEHYAGQLAKLVDCLAGDNSGKSD
- a CDS encoding MarR family transcriptional regulator; the protein is MGRAHHRILTFLAYSPGMSVGELCDTLDLTKQAINAPLRRLIDDDLIRVAPGTKDRRRKELHLTERGADLEHTLHARQRNLFHAALQQAGPAAADGWRAVLTPLAGTDWSTFTTAVADRRRTAGKDADQDAGAE
- a CDS encoding acyltransferase domain-containing protein, whose product is MREVFEEAEEVGDEFGIAPLTKALLSDTPPSGRELAAGSVGTPQLALFCSSIAVHRALCSVGLAPDAVLGVSFGEIAALTASGVFEVAEGARIACLLARQLALCEGGMTLVGAGEADTEVLLRRTGSPALALASVNAPDECLVSGPLTELRTLEELAARRGLAAARLRLPFSSHHPALTGPADAFASGIGHLAPRPARVPVHSAVHGGPYGPRDDVHRGLANCLIHPFRLPPVLHRITAGGRALLLEAGTGQALTHSIRQTLPPEAAGAHAPLADPAFPWPRPGPPAAHRPHTDLAALWSHHHDHPHAAAR
- a CDS encoding beta-ketoacyl synthase, with translation MSAPGTDAGLAVTGIGLVTPAGSGTAATWEGVCAGRGTAAPDPELAGLPVSFSCRVPGFDPRTQVPGTRPWQHDRCTQFALAAAHEAVTDAGLDPAAWNAPRVAVVLGSAAGGVGTYEDQHRKLTDTGPRAVSPLTLPAFLPNMAAGRLAIALGARGPVLHTATACASGASAVALAALLLSAGACDIAVAGGADAMVTPLCATAFARMGALSRRHDAPARASRPFDAERDGFVLAEGAGVLVLERTADAEARNAPVQARLVGYGIAADAHHPVAPDPEGRGLRLAVQEALRSAGATAREIDHINAHGTSTPLNDRAEAAILARLFDAASPSVTSTKGVLGHTMGAAGAIEAALTALTVKHQLVPPTANFHHPDPDSPALDLVTAHPRPQAIHLALSNSLGFGGHSTTLAFRPGT
- a CDS encoding acyl-CoA dehydrogenase, whose translation is MTTRTQPLGELAEIVNGSRTSTLRSRLLTALAADREQPADAGEDRAHRTHRRLRLLADNLPPVHRLFRDPEQLAALGECVALVDPPLYMTVINHYVLCLGSIVTLTDDPASVGRPWQDLATGRSKGAFLVTEIGDAGSHLATRTVARFDSDTREFVLVTPVTGAAKFSGVGGSGVPNTAVVCARTVVDGIDRGVFSFVVELTTAHGPQPGVAVSPGLDAPSLPLDYALVRFDGARVPYAQWLRDGARIDADGAFHDPLGGPDARLQRTLSAGQILWATLPSAVATMARQCSVSALRFAAHRRAHGRLAPGASVLDLRNQQHALLGALAQAFALTCAGRTARDIWARSRAARRTPAQLVDGMTFAPWTAVDRPLAVLKAVTVRGAARVAAECQHRCGLAGFLHPNLLDGYHGFAHAFDTAGGDSQLILLDAGRALARENGTGRLGAMPPADVPADQPGWWPAVARAHEDWLRDELHRTLQRRTGVGRTGLELWNPLLDAAHSLGEAYGARLVADAVTAAVDAVHDPELRGALRPLAALHGAVEARRLAGGLLAAGTLAPATVRGLPAVIDGLCDRLLPHLPLLWEALGAPPGAAPAPLGADDYAAALYDFLDR